A region from the Gemmatimonadaceae bacterium genome encodes:
- the rmuC gene encoding DNA recombination protein RmuC — protein MSEWSLLWAGLAGAVVGGVIAWMAARSRSAEARALLGERERERSALLTEAERVRNELAHAQQAASTYLAERDAERRLTRALGEHTAQTDARARDAFAALSADALVANSRALLEPLQDGLSRVDEQLQSLGRDRAAGNAELQERLRAMVEGQLQLTEETQRLVHALRTPHVRGQWGELQLRRVVELAGMLEHCDFDLQQTIRDDDGTVRPDLVVRLPGDKRVVVDAKTPLDAFVGAAEATDDDRRSALLDKHARQLRAQVEILSQKKYGERMTDALPFVVMFLPGESILSEACQRDPGLLEFAVARGVVPATPTTLVMLLKSAQYGWQQERIARNAAAIRDVGSELYRRIATLAEHFARLQRGLTGAVEAYNDAVGSLESRVLSSARRMHGLGAADGQPDIEPLEQVDVLPRRPSAPELAAD, from the coding sequence GTGAGCGAATGGTCGCTGTTGTGGGCGGGTCTCGCCGGTGCGGTCGTCGGCGGCGTGATCGCGTGGATGGCGGCGCGGTCGCGGTCGGCCGAAGCGCGTGCGCTGCTCGGTGAGCGCGAGCGCGAACGCAGCGCGCTCCTAACGGAAGCCGAGCGCGTGCGGAACGAGCTCGCGCACGCGCAGCAGGCGGCATCGACGTATCTGGCCGAGCGGGACGCGGAGCGCCGGCTGACGAGAGCGCTCGGAGAGCACACGGCGCAGACGGATGCGCGCGCGCGCGACGCCTTCGCCGCCCTCTCGGCCGACGCGCTGGTGGCGAACAGCCGTGCGCTGCTCGAGCCGCTGCAGGACGGCTTGTCGCGCGTGGACGAACAGCTTCAGTCGTTAGGCAGAGACCGGGCGGCCGGGAACGCGGAACTGCAGGAGCGGTTGCGGGCGATGGTGGAGGGCCAGCTGCAGCTCACCGAAGAAACGCAGCGGCTCGTGCACGCGCTCCGCACCCCGCATGTGCGCGGACAGTGGGGCGAGCTGCAGCTCCGGCGGGTGGTCGAGCTGGCAGGCATGCTCGAGCACTGCGATTTCGACCTGCAGCAGACGATTCGCGACGACGACGGCACGGTCCGGCCGGACCTCGTCGTGAGGCTGCCGGGCGACAAGAGGGTGGTCGTCGACGCGAAGACGCCGCTCGATGCGTTCGTCGGCGCCGCGGAAGCAACGGATGACGACCGTCGCTCGGCGCTCCTGGACAAGCACGCGAGGCAGCTGCGCGCGCAGGTCGAGATCCTTTCCCAGAAAAAGTACGGGGAGCGGATGACCGACGCTCTGCCTTTCGTGGTGATGTTCCTGCCCGGCGAGTCGATCTTGAGCGAGGCGTGCCAGCGCGATCCAGGGTTGCTCGAGTTCGCCGTTGCCCGCGGCGTGGTGCCTGCCACGCCGACTACGCTCGTCATGCTGCTCAAGTCGGCGCAGTACGGGTGGCAGCAGGAGCGCATCGCACGGAACGCGGCGGCGATTCGCGACGTGGGGAGCGAACTGTATCGCCGCATCGCGACGCTGGCCGAGCATTTCGCGCGCCTCCAGCGCGGGCTCACGGGCGCGGTGGAGGCGTACAACGACGCCGTCGGCTCACTCGAGTCGCGGGTGCTGAGCTCGGCGCGCCGGATGCACGGGTTAGGCGCAGCGGACGGGCAACCGGACATCGAACCGCTGGAACAGGTCGACGTGTTGCCGCGGCGTCCCTCGGCGCCGGAACTGGCGGCGGACTGA
- a CDS encoding DUF3592 domain-containing protein, producing the protein MPHSLPVDIHPSNFAFPLYLVGVGIVALIGFLPSTMRAHASLRWPRTIGRVRSNQDELATVGELIPAVPGAMVEEEQMPVVDYDYMVNGKTFRGCTLYEPGPASLLRLIHEDELRPGQTIPVSYDPREHSISVLYPGASPFAYLILGAGIAILVAGLIALVRAL; encoded by the coding sequence ATGCCACACTCCCTTCCCGTCGACATCCATCCGTCCAACTTTGCCTTCCCGCTCTACCTGGTCGGTGTCGGGATCGTCGCGCTGATTGGTTTTCTGCCAAGTACCATGCGCGCGCATGCCAGTCTCCGTTGGCCGCGCACGATTGGACGCGTTCGCTCCAACCAGGATGAGCTCGCGACGGTCGGCGAGCTCATTCCGGCGGTACCTGGCGCGATGGTCGAAGAAGAGCAAATGCCTGTAGTCGACTACGACTACATGGTAAACGGAAAGACCTTCCGCGGCTGCACGCTGTACGAGCCTGGCCCGGCGTCGCTGCTTCGCCTGATTCACGAGGACGAGCTGCGGCCGGGTCAGACGATCCCGGTCTCGTACGATCCGCGCGAACACTCGATCTCGGTCCTGTATCCGGGCGCGTCGCCATTTGCCTACCTCATCCTAGGCGCCGGGATCGCCATTTTGGTCGCCGGGCTAATCGCACTCGTTCGCGCCCTGTGA